In one Shinella zoogloeoides genomic region, the following are encoded:
- the metF gene encoding methylenetetrahydrofolate reductase [NAD(P)H], which yields MKQATATRAHKDIRLSFEFFPPKSAEAEGQLWETAAQLSAYEPGFMSVTYGAGGSTKAPTLATVRHLLKMGLPAASHLTCVGATKEEVHAVVAEFQAVGVHHFVALRGDPPGGVGAAYQPHPGGYANAAELTAGLRALADVEVSVSAYPEKHPQSPDVAADIDMLKRKVDAGATRALTQFFFENDDFERYLERVRKAGITIPIVPGILPVHNLAQVQKFADLCGASVPGWLAERLGPFEDRPQERAAVAVDLAIRQVNDLIARGISEFHFYTMNRAAMVSAVCDGVGFAKIDRSRAAGAAA from the coding sequence ATGAAGCAGGCGACCGCCACCAGGGCCCACAAGGACATCCGTCTGTCTTTCGAATTCTTCCCGCCGAAATCGGCGGAGGCAGAAGGCCAGCTCTGGGAGACGGCCGCCCAGCTTTCGGCCTATGAGCCGGGCTTCATGTCGGTCACCTATGGCGCGGGCGGTTCCACCAAGGCACCGACACTGGCGACGGTGCGCCATCTCCTGAAGATGGGCCTGCCGGCCGCCTCGCACCTTACCTGCGTCGGTGCGACGAAGGAGGAGGTGCATGCCGTCGTCGCGGAGTTCCAGGCGGTGGGCGTCCATCATTTCGTGGCGCTGCGCGGTGATCCGCCGGGCGGCGTCGGCGCGGCCTACCAGCCGCATCCGGGCGGCTATGCCAATGCGGCGGAACTGACGGCGGGCCTGCGCGCACTCGCCGATGTCGAGGTCTCCGTCTCCGCCTATCCGGAGAAACATCCGCAAAGCCCCGATGTCGCCGCCGATATCGACATGCTCAAGCGCAAGGTGGATGCCGGCGCCACGCGCGCGCTGACGCAGTTCTTCTTCGAGAACGACGATTTCGAGCGCTATCTGGAGCGCGTGCGCAAGGCGGGGATCACGATCCCGATCGTGCCAGGCATCCTGCCGGTGCACAATCTCGCGCAGGTCCAGAAATTCGCCGACCTGTGCGGCGCCTCGGTGCCGGGCTGGCTTGCAGAACGCCTCGGTCCGTTCGAAGATCGTCCGCAGGAGCGTGCCGCCGTTGCGGTCGACCTCGCGATCCGCCAGGTGAACGACCTCATCGCCCGCGGCATCAGCGAGTTCCACTTCTATACGATGAACCGGGCGGCGATGGTTTCGGCGGTTTGCGACGGCGTCGGCTTTGCGAAGATCGACCGGAGCCGCGCTGCGGGCGCTGCGGCCTAG
- a CDS encoding ArsR/SmtB family transcription factor gives MGDMQKLGLDDIVEILKAAGEPTRLRLLALLSHGDLTVTDLTDILGQSQPRISRHLKLLAEASLVDRYQEGAWAFFRLSQGGPAVALAHQLLDAAEPADAVFTRDDERLRALKKIRSDKAQAYFSRNAAEWDAVRRLHVSEAEVEAKLAEMIGTAPVGAFLDLGTGTGRILQLFEGLYRRGVGVDASRDMLAVARANLDRAGITKASIRHGDIFNLPLERDEFDVVTIHQVLHFLDEPDAAIAEAARMLAPGGRLAIIDLAPHALEHLRDEHAHIRLGFSHQTLSEWLEKAGLAVEEVVDLKPAHSAADALTVTIWLARDQREQAADPIAIRRRS, from the coding sequence ATGGGCGACATGCAGAAACTCGGACTGGACGACATCGTGGAGATCCTGAAGGCGGCGGGCGAGCCGACGCGCCTTCGCCTGCTCGCGCTGCTCTCGCATGGCGACCTTACCGTGACCGATCTCACCGATATCCTCGGCCAGTCCCAGCCGCGCATCTCGCGCCACCTGAAGCTGCTGGCCGAGGCGAGCCTCGTCGATCGCTACCAGGAAGGGGCCTGGGCCTTCTTCCGGCTGAGCCAGGGCGGCCCCGCCGTCGCGCTCGCCCACCAGCTCCTCGATGCGGCCGAGCCGGCGGACGCGGTCTTTACCCGCGACGACGAGCGCCTGCGCGCGCTCAAGAAGATCCGTTCCGACAAGGCGCAGGCCTATTTCAGCCGCAACGCGGCGGAGTGGGATGCGGTGCGGCGCCTGCATGTCAGCGAGGCGGAAGTGGAGGCGAAGCTCGCCGAGATGATCGGCACGGCCCCGGTCGGCGCCTTCCTCGATCTCGGCACGGGCACCGGGCGCATCCTCCAGCTCTTCGAAGGGCTCTACCGCCGCGGCGTCGGCGTCGATGCCAGCCGCGACATGCTGGCGGTGGCCCGCGCCAATCTCGACCGCGCCGGCATCACCAAGGCCTCGATCCGCCATGGCGACATTTTCAACCTGCCGCTGGAGCGCGACGAATTCGACGTCGTGACGATCCACCAGGTCCTGCATTTCCTCGACGAGCCGGACGCGGCGATCGCAGAAGCCGCGCGCATGCTGGCGCCCGGCGGCCGCCTTGCGATCATCGACCTGGCGCCGCACGCGCTGGAGCACCTGCGCGACGAGCACGCCCATATCCGCCTCGGCTTCTCGCACCAGACCCTCTCCGAGTGGCTGGAGAAGGCGGGGCTCGCCGTCGAGGAGGTCGTCGACCTCAAACCCGCGCATTCGGCTGCCGATGCGCTCACCGTGACAATCTGGCTTGCCCGCGACCAGCGCGAACAGGCGGCCGACCCCATCGCGATCCGCAGGAGGAGTTGA
- the ettA gene encoding energy-dependent translational throttle protein EttA, with translation MARQFIYHMSGLNKSYGAKKILENVNLSFYPDAKIGILGPNGAGKSTVLRIIAGQDKEYTGEAWLAEGATVGYLEQEPKLDPTKTAFENVMEGVADKQAVLDRYNELMMNYSDETAEEGAKLQDIIDSQNLWDLEQQVEMAMEALRCPPKDADVTVLSGGERRRIALCRLLLSQPDLLLLDEPTNHLDAETIAWLEKHLRDYPGAVMMITHDRYFLDNVTGWILELDRGRGIPYEGNYSAYLQAKAKRMKQESREEAGRQKALSREQEWIASSPKARQAKSKARIKAYEQLVDAAENIRPGDAQIIIPVSERLGNVVIELEGIKKGFDDRTLINDLSIKLPPGGIVGIIGPNGAGKSTLFKMITGQEQPDAGSIRIGDTVQLGYVDQSRDALDGNKTVWEEISGGAEVIKLGKFDMNSRAYCGAFNFKGGDQQQKVGNLSGGQRNRVHLAKMLKAGGNVLLLDEPTNDLDTETLGALESALENFAGCAIIISHDRMFLDRLATHILAFEGDGHVEWFEGNFEDYEEDKVRRLGPDALNPGSQAYKRLTR, from the coding sequence ATGGCACGTCAGTTCATCTATCACATGTCGGGGCTCAACAAGTCCTACGGCGCCAAGAAAATTCTCGAAAACGTCAACCTGTCTTTCTATCCCGATGCCAAGATCGGCATCCTCGGCCCGAACGGCGCGGGTAAGTCGACCGTCCTTCGTATCATCGCCGGTCAGGACAAGGAATATACCGGGGAAGCCTGGCTCGCCGAAGGCGCGACCGTCGGTTACCTGGAGCAGGAGCCGAAGCTCGACCCGACCAAGACGGCCTTCGAGAACGTCATGGAAGGCGTGGCCGACAAGCAGGCCGTGCTCGACCGCTACAACGAGCTGATGATGAACTATTCCGACGAGACGGCGGAAGAGGGCGCCAAGCTCCAGGACATCATCGACAGCCAGAACCTCTGGGACCTCGAACAGCAGGTCGAGATGGCGATGGAAGCGCTGCGCTGCCCGCCGAAGGACGCCGACGTCACGGTGCTGTCGGGTGGTGAGCGCCGCCGTATCGCGCTCTGCCGCCTGCTTCTGTCGCAGCCCGACCTTCTGCTGCTGGACGAGCCGACCAACCATCTCGACGCCGAGACCATCGCCTGGTTGGAAAAGCACCTGCGCGACTATCCGGGCGCCGTGATGATGATCACCCACGACCGTTACTTCCTCGACAACGTGACCGGCTGGATCCTCGAGCTCGACCGCGGCCGCGGCATTCCCTACGAAGGCAACTACTCCGCCTACCTGCAGGCCAAGGCCAAGCGCATGAAGCAGGAAAGCCGCGAGGAAGCCGGGCGCCAGAAGGCGCTGTCGCGCGAACAGGAGTGGATCGCTTCCAGCCCGAAGGCGCGTCAGGCCAAGTCCAAGGCCCGTATCAAGGCTTACGAACAGCTGGTCGATGCGGCCGAAAACATCCGGCCCGGCGATGCCCAGATCATCATCCCGGTCTCTGAGCGCCTCGGCAACGTGGTCATCGAACTGGAAGGCATCAAGAAGGGCTTTGACGACCGCACGCTGATCAACGACCTGTCGATCAAGCTGCCGCCGGGCGGCATCGTCGGCATCATCGGTCCGAACGGCGCCGGCAAGTCGACGCTGTTCAAGATGATTACCGGCCAGGAACAGCCCGATGCCGGCTCGATCCGCATCGGCGACACCGTCCAGCTCGGTTATGTCGACCAGAGCCGCGATGCGCTCGACGGCAACAAGACGGTCTGGGAGGAAATCTCCGGCGGTGCCGAAGTCATCAAGCTCGGCAAGTTCGACATGAACTCCAGGGCCTATTGCGGCGCCTTCAACTTCAAGGGCGGCGACCAGCAGCAGAAGGTCGGCAACCTGTCCGGCGGCCAGCGCAACCGCGTGCACCTTGCCAAGATGCTGAAGGCCGGCGGCAATGTGCTGCTGCTCGACGAACCGACCAACGACCTCGACACGGAAACGCTGGGTGCGCTGGAAAGCGCGCTCGAAAACTTCGCCGGCTGCGCGATCATCATCAGCCACGACCGCATGTTCCTCGACCGTCTGGCGACGCATATCCTGGCCTTCGAAGGCGACGGCCATGTGGAGTGGTTCGAAGGCAATTTCGAGGACTATGAGGAAGACAAGGTGCGCCGCCTCGGCCCCGACGCCCTCAACCCCGGCAGCCAGGCCTACAAGCGCCTGACCCGCTGA
- a CDS encoding ribonuclease gives MKTKAAFSVLAACISFLLAAGVALAQSVPDGGGTREVLSLSWQPGYCAARPKSRGCADFSATSPAARQFSLHSRFQVRKSYCGIEADLKQRARKGKWTDLPDITLAVATKQRLMAAMPAARLGLDRQQWLRSGSCVAASAEAYYDRSLDLLDQLNASPVPALFTGKAGGTLTLAEVRAAFDKAFGPGAGERVRLACRKAGDRTMVIGLTIGLAAGEGTLSALIDGSSPTKSRCTEGFTGMASAG, from the coding sequence ATGAAGACGAAAGCTGCATTTTCCGTTCTTGCCGCATGCATCTCCTTTCTGCTGGCTGCCGGGGTCGCGCTGGCGCAGTCCGTGCCGGACGGCGGCGGGACGCGGGAAGTCCTCTCCCTCAGTTGGCAGCCGGGTTACTGCGCGGCGCGGCCGAAGAGCCGCGGCTGCGCAGATTTCTCCGCGACATCGCCGGCTGCAAGGCAATTCTCGCTGCATAGCCGCTTCCAGGTGCGCAAGAGTTATTGCGGCATCGAGGCCGACCTGAAGCAGCGGGCGCGCAAGGGCAAGTGGACGGACCTGCCGGACATCACGCTCGCCGTGGCGACGAAGCAGCGCCTCATGGCGGCCATGCCTGCCGCGCGGCTCGGCCTCGACCGTCAGCAATGGCTGCGCAGCGGCAGTTGCGTCGCCGCCTCGGCGGAGGCCTATTACGACCGCTCGCTCGATCTGCTCGACCAGCTCAATGCCTCGCCGGTGCCGGCGCTCTTTACCGGCAAGGCCGGCGGCACCTTGACGCTCGCCGAGGTTCGCGCCGCCTTCGACAAGGCCTTCGGCCCCGGGGCCGGCGAGCGGGTGCGCCTTGCCTGCCGCAAGGCGGGCGACCGGACCATGGTGATCGGCCTCACCATCGGCCTTGCCGCCGGCGAGGGCACGCTGTCGGCGCTGATCGACGGGTCGTCTCCGACGAAATCGCGCTGCACCGAAGGTTTTACGGGCATGGCGTCGGCGGGCTAG
- a CDS encoding alpha/beta fold hydrolase, with protein MFSEAGTLKSTSGATLALRHEPARGDARGILLLSHGLAEHSARYAAFAAHMAAEGFHVYAHDHRGHGFTTAPDAPRGQFAPCNGIGRVIADMRAVRDHAVARHPGLPVVLFGHSMGGLLALAFAEAHPADIDALAVWNSNLEPGLAGRIAQGVLAAERMLKGSDVPSGILPRLTFGAWGKSIAGRRTAFDWLSHEPAEVDAYIADPLCGFDVNVSMWIDIFAVTFAGASADGLARLPKRLPIHLVGGDEDPATDRGRATLAFAERLKKSRLEDVTTMVYRGMRHETLNESPALRDPAVDAFAGWCRRVVEERRRVPEHT; from the coding sequence GTGTTTTCAGAAGCCGGGACGCTGAAGAGTACAAGCGGGGCGACGCTCGCACTGCGTCATGAGCCGGCGCGCGGCGACGCACGCGGCATCCTCCTCCTCAGCCACGGCCTTGCCGAGCACAGCGCGCGTTATGCGGCCTTTGCCGCACACATGGCGGCGGAAGGTTTTCACGTCTATGCCCACGACCATCGCGGCCATGGCTTCACAACAGCGCCGGATGCGCCGCGCGGCCAGTTCGCACCGTGCAACGGCATCGGCCGCGTGATCGCGGACATGCGCGCCGTCAGGGACCATGCCGTCGCCCGGCATCCGGGCCTGCCGGTCGTGCTCTTCGGCCATTCGATGGGCGGGCTGCTGGCGCTCGCCTTCGCCGAGGCGCATCCGGCCGACATCGATGCGCTGGCCGTCTGGAATTCCAACCTCGAACCCGGCCTTGCCGGACGCATCGCGCAGGGCGTGCTGGCGGCCGAGCGCATGCTGAAGGGTTCGGACGTGCCGAGCGGCATCCTGCCGCGCCTCACCTTCGGCGCCTGGGGGAAATCCATCGCCGGCCGGCGCACGGCGTTCGACTGGCTGTCGCACGAGCCCGCCGAGGTGGACGCCTATATCGCCGATCCCCTCTGCGGCTTCGACGTCAACGTCTCCATGTGGATCGACATCTTCGCCGTGACCTTTGCCGGCGCCTCGGCCGACGGGCTCGCCCGCCTGCCGAAGCGTCTGCCCATCCATCTTGTCGGCGGCGACGAGGACCCGGCGACGGATCGCGGCCGGGCGACGCTGGCCTTTGCCGAACGGCTCAAGAAATCACGGCTTGAGGACGTCACGACGATGGTCTATCGCGGCATGCGTCACGAGACGCTGAACGAAAGCCCG